Proteins encoded in a region of the Populus nigra chromosome 3, ddPopNigr1.1, whole genome shotgun sequence genome:
- the LOC133689471 gene encoding probable F-box protein At5g04010, translating to MPDIDANNIILGNQKLRKLSLKMQRQKRLQVQAMSIRSPKSSSPPPWGVLVLLAHHLDPKSLGVASCVSKSWYLSMASDHIWQPLCSSHYPSLSNLKMTHPSVSYHRLYAIAYVAAKRRVRGPSMPQFSMDSLIFDIHILGTKDNHPIVKIAKLGNEFCFDHNGVFRFDFGVNNYECLTSSMNEMPEDVKITWNVVLKDWSAVFTMMDYEGKVRYSPGSEGWFSQELPPPRCCSSDSTSGIVADLKLVFYRRKDGGDKVRVDKVSVGILNVVNWRYVIVEDGIRYLQHFLFPC from the coding sequence ATGCCAGATATTGATgcaaacaatataatattagGGAATCAGAAACTACGAAAACTTAGTTTGAAAATGCAACGCCAAAAGAGATTACAAGTCCAAGCTATGTCAATTAGATCTCCCAAATCTTCATCGCCGCCACCGTGGGGGGTTCTTGTTCTTCTTGCTCACCATCTTGACCCTAAATCTTTAGGGGTGGCTTCATGTGTGTCCAAGTCATGGTACTTGTCCATGGCGTCTGACCATATTTGGCAACCTTTGTGTTCGAGTCATTACCCTTCTCTTTCTAACCTTAAGATGACACATCCTTCTGTTTCTTACCACCGTTTGTATGCCATTGCATACGTTGCTGCCAAACGCAGGGTGAGAGGTCCCTCCATGCCTCAATTTTCCATGGACAGTCTCATCTTTGATATCCATATTCTGGGCACCAAGGACAATCATCCTATCGTCAAAATAGCAAAGCTTGgtaatgaattttgttttgatcatAATGGGgtgtttagatttgattttggaGTGAATAATTATGAGTGCTTGACGTCGTCAATGAATGAGATGCCAGAGGAtgtaaaaatcacatggaatgtGGTGTTGAAAGATTGGAGTGCGGTTTTTACCATGATGGATTATGAAGGGAAAGTGAGATATTCTCCTGGGTCCGAAGGTTGGTTTTCGCAGGAGTTACCACCACCACGGTGTTGCTCTAGTGATTCCACAAGTGGGATCGTGGCAGATTTGAAGTTGGTGTTCTATCGTAGGAAAGATGGTGGTGACAAAGTTAGGGTTGACAAGGTAAGTGTGGGAATATTGAATGTTGTTAATTGGAGATACGTGATTGTTGAGGATGGTATCAGGTACTTGCAACATTTCCTATTTCCATGttga